A window of Nicotiana tabacum cultivar K326 chromosome 24, ASM71507v2, whole genome shotgun sequence contains these coding sequences:
- the LOC142178256 gene encoding putative wall-associated receptor kinase-like 16, with the protein MIQVREKLFQQNGGLLLKHIISTKEGGVNTTKIFTAEEVKKATNNYVNERIFGRGGNRIVYRGVLCDNHIVSIKRSRFVDESQIDQFINEVLILTQVMNHQNVVRLSGCCLEVEVPFLVYEYVSEGTLYEHIHNQRGGTPWLSWQNHLRIATEIASAHAYLHSIRPCL; encoded by the coding sequence atgattcaaGTCCGAGAGAAACTCTTTCAACAAAATGGTGGTTTATTATTGAAACACATAATCTCCACTAAAGAGGGTGGTgtgaatacaacaaaaatatttaCAGCTGAGGAGGTCAAGAAAGCTACAAACAATTATGTCAATGAAAGAATTTTTGGTCGTGGTGGCAATAGGATTGTATATAGAGGTGTTCTATGTGATAATCACATAGTTTCCATTAAAAGATCTAGATTTGTGGACGAAAGTCAGATTGATCAGTTTATCAATGAGGTGCTTATTCTTACTCAGGTCATGAACCATCAAAATGTGGTAAGACTCTCTGGGTGTTGTTTGGAAGTAGAAGTTCCTTTTTTGGTATATGAGTATGTCTCTGAAGGAACTCTTTACGAGCATATTCACAACCAACGTGGAGGAACGCCTTGGTTATCTTGGCAAAATCATTTGAGAATTGCAACAGAGATAGCCAGTGCACATGCTTACCTTCATTCAATCCGTCCATGCCTATAA